In Halogeometricum sp. S1BR25-6, a single genomic region encodes these proteins:
- a CDS encoding DUF4129 domain-containing protein, giving the protein MDRDAARTVGLALLAVLALGIAAATIDTAVTGGSGGFGGGSDVPGIGPSDEGDAGLSETQSGGSAPVISFCLPILTNPAVVAGLLLVFVGLLALIYRDTRSLLPVAAVGFTFGLPGYVFWVLLTTCGPIEFGGAGASAGNGSFSLPEGGGQLGGSGEGAVAAPTAVFGVLLVVALVGAVALLVLSTGDDEAAGRETVPEEDPDVDVGEIGRAAGAAADRIEEDADVGNEVYRAWREMTTLLDIPNPRTSTPGEFASAAVEAGMAREDVDELTRLFEEVRYGGESPTEEREERAVTALRRIESAYADAGDDS; this is encoded by the coding sequence GTGGACAGAGACGCCGCCCGCACGGTCGGCCTCGCTCTCCTCGCAGTCCTCGCTCTGGGCATCGCGGCGGCGACCATCGACACCGCCGTCACCGGCGGCAGCGGCGGGTTCGGCGGGGGGTCCGACGTCCCCGGTATCGGTCCGTCCGACGAGGGCGACGCCGGCCTCTCGGAGACGCAGAGCGGCGGCAGCGCTCCGGTCATCTCGTTCTGCCTGCCGATACTGACGAATCCGGCGGTGGTGGCCGGACTGCTCCTCGTGTTCGTCGGCCTGCTAGCGCTGATATACCGCGACACGCGGTCGCTGCTGCCCGTCGCCGCCGTGGGATTCACGTTCGGCCTGCCGGGGTACGTGTTCTGGGTGCTGCTGACCACCTGCGGTCCCATCGAGTTCGGCGGCGCGGGGGCGAGCGCCGGAAACGGGTCGTTCTCGCTTCCGGAAGGGGGCGGGCAACTCGGCGGGTCCGGCGAGGGCGCCGTCGCCGCGCCGACGGCCGTCTTCGGCGTTCTCCTGGTCGTCGCACTCGTGGGGGCCGTCGCCCTCCTCGTCCTCTCGACCGGCGACGACGAGGCGGCCGGCCGGGAGACGGTCCCGGAGGAGGACCCGGACGTCGACGTGGGGGAAATCGGCCGGGCGGCCGGCGCCGCAGCGGACCGCATCGAGGAGGACGCCGACGTGGGCAACGAGGTGTACCGCGCGTGGCGGGAGATGACGACGCTCCTCGACATCCCGAACCCGCGGACGAGCACGCCCGGCGAGTTCGCCTCGGCGGCCGTCGAGGCGGGGATGGCCCGCGAGGACGTGGACGAACTCACCCGCCTGTTCGAGGAGGTCCGGTACGGC
- a CDS encoding helix-turn-helix transcriptional regulator has translation MTDSSEGGPVEYVESSRTRESVVVALRLEARPVRELCAALDASESGVYAATNGLRDRDLVETADGRVRLTGLGRVVADAVERRRRVETLLETDSGYWRTHDVRALPDAFRARLGELAGAEVFRASETDPGGAVRLVDDHLRDADAVSVVSPVHLPGLGRTLREVCADRPGGLLVTEAVVEEIRRREGAVPLPERLSVRVADASFALAAVDGRTLLSLPRLDGTYDPRTELVADTDAAAAFGEDLFNHVWAGATPVEDVASTRPI, from the coding sequence GTGACCGACAGTTCGGAGGGGGGACCCGTCGAGTACGTCGAGAGTTCGCGGACCCGCGAGTCCGTCGTCGTCGCCCTCCGGTTAGAGGCGCGACCGGTCCGGGAACTCTGCGCCGCCCTCGACGCCAGCGAGTCCGGCGTGTACGCCGCGACGAACGGCCTCCGGGACCGCGACCTCGTCGAAACCGCCGACGGACGCGTCCGCCTCACCGGCCTCGGACGCGTCGTCGCCGACGCGGTGGAACGCCGACGGCGAGTGGAGACGCTGTTGGAGACCGACTCCGGCTACTGGCGGACGCACGACGTGCGTGCCCTCCCCGACGCCTTCCGCGCCCGTCTCGGCGAACTCGCGGGGGCGGAGGTGTTCCGCGCGTCCGAGACCGACCCCGGAGGCGCGGTGCGTCTCGTCGACGACCACCTCCGCGACGCCGACGCGGTATCCGTCGTCTCGCCCGTTCACCTCCCGGGTCTCGGACGGACGCTCCGGGAGGTATGCGCCGACCGGCCGGGGGGACTCCTCGTCACCGAAGCCGTCGTCGAGGAGATTCGCCGCCGCGAGGGGGCGGTCCCCCTCCCGGAACGCCTCTCCGTCCGGGTCGCCGACGCGTCGTTCGCCCTGGCGGCGGTCGACGGACGGACGCTCCTCTCGCTGCCGCGACTCGACGGGACGTATGACCCGCGCACCGAACTCGTCGCGGACACCGACGCCGCCGCGGCGTTCGGCGAGGACCTGTTCAACCACGTCTGGGCGGGCGCGACGCCCGTTGAGGACGTGGCGTCGACCCGACCGATCTGA
- a CDS encoding Na+/H+ antiporter, which produces MPTSAIEQQLIDLLTVFLIAGGVGALLAKIGRIPYTIALLIAGFAASIVGLGIDITLTHDIILLVVLPPLLFEGAATTDIDEFRANFPVMATMATVGLAISIVIVGLVSTRLFGYTLLLGLLFGTIILPTDPVSVLSLFKQVGAPERLSVLVEGESLMNDGISVVIFSALLALIEAGDSAADLATLDGVTELVSGIVVSAGGGAVVGLACGYLVYRVMANLDEHMTEIVLTVVLAYGAFLVAEHYLHVSGVIATVAAGLLIGNRGREYAMSPQTKTAVFNTWETAAYVVNTFIFVLLGVKTPIRQILAEVEVLIPAIVLVLAARAIAVYPLTEIVNRLSNANVSRQYQHVLVWGGLHGSIPIALVLGLPEAVGPRQQMRVLVFGIAAFSLVVQGLSMKRFLRTVGVQTSGEEQKLYSLLLTRAKAVDEALDEAERLHERNMIRTDVYERFRREYGREKKELDHVVRSLLEAEPSLLKQELLQGETRILQAEESAITEAELSGQLSTDLAEDLIAEVREKEARVERGETTVTSDVEHEGYREFWRERAEEFGLTVGDEVLDEADKEEITHEPQMDIPPIEGDERLPRTGGERDDTDTDDRTESE; this is translated from the coding sequence ATGCCGACGAGCGCAATCGAGCAACAACTCATCGACCTGCTGACCGTCTTCCTCATCGCCGGGGGTGTGGGCGCGCTACTGGCGAAAATCGGACGCATCCCCTACACCATCGCGCTCCTCATCGCCGGGTTCGCCGCCTCTATCGTCGGTCTCGGGATAGATATCACCCTGACGCACGACATCATCCTGCTCGTTGTCCTCCCGCCGCTCCTGTTCGAGGGGGCGGCGACGACCGACATCGACGAGTTCAGGGCCAACTTCCCCGTGATGGCGACGATGGCGACGGTGGGGTTGGCAATCTCCATCGTCATCGTCGGACTCGTCTCGACCCGTCTGTTCGGCTATACGCTCCTGTTGGGACTCCTGTTCGGCACCATCATCCTCCCCACCGACCCCGTCTCGGTGCTCTCACTGTTCAAGCAGGTCGGCGCGCCCGAACGGCTCTCGGTCCTCGTGGAGGGCGAGAGCCTCATGAACGACGGCATCTCCGTCGTCATCTTCTCGGCGCTGCTCGCACTGATCGAGGCGGGCGACAGTGCCGCGGACCTCGCGACGCTGGACGGCGTCACGGAACTCGTGAGCGGCATCGTCGTCTCCGCTGGCGGCGGCGCCGTCGTCGGCCTCGCCTGCGGCTACCTCGTCTACCGCGTGATGGCGAACCTCGACGAGCACATGACCGAAATCGTCCTGACGGTCGTGCTCGCCTACGGCGCGTTCCTCGTCGCCGAGCACTACCTCCACGTCAGCGGCGTCATCGCCACCGTCGCCGCCGGCCTCCTCATCGGCAACCGCGGCCGAGAGTACGCCATGTCGCCGCAGACGAAGACCGCGGTGTTCAACACGTGGGAGACGGCCGCCTACGTCGTCAACACGTTCATCTTCGTCCTCCTCGGCGTGAAGACGCCCATCCGGCAGATTCTCGCCGAGGTCGAGGTGCTGATTCCCGCTATCGTCCTCGTCCTCGCCGCGCGCGCCATCGCCGTCTACCCCCTCACCGAAATCGTCAACCGACTGTCAAACGCGAACGTCTCGCGGCAGTACCAGCACGTCCTCGTCTGGGGCGGCCTCCACGGCTCCATTCCCATCGCCCTCGTCCTCGGTCTCCCCGAGGCGGTCGGACCGCGACAGCAGATGCGCGTCCTCGTCTTCGGCATCGCGGCGTTCAGCCTCGTCGTGCAGGGCCTGTCGATGAAGCGGTTCCTCCGCACCGTGGGCGTTCAAACCTCCGGGGAGGAACAGAAGCTCTACAGCCTGCTGCTCACCCGCGCGAAGGCCGTCGACGAAGCGCTCGACGAGGCCGAGCGACTCCACGAGCGCAACATGATCCGAACGGACGTCTACGAGCGGTTCCGCCGCGAGTACGGCCGCGAGAAGAAGGAGCTCGACCACGTCGTCCGGTCGCTGTTGGAAGCCGAACCGTCGCTGTTGAAGCAGGAACTCCTGCAGGGTGAGACGCGCATCCTCCAGGCCGAGGAGAGCGCCATCACCGAGGCGGAACTGAGCGGTCAGTTGTCGACGGACCTCGCCGAGGACCTCATCGCCGAGGTGCGCGAGAAGGAGGCCCGCGTCGAACGCGGCGAGACGACGGTGACCAGCGACGTCGAACACGAGGGATACCGGGAGTTCTGGCGCGAACGCGCCGAGGAGTTCGGACTGACCGTCGGCGACGAGGTGCTCGACGAGGCGGACAAAGAGGAGATAACCCACGAACCCCAGATGGACATCCCGCCGATAGAGGGCGACGAGCGGCTACCGAGAACCGGCGGCGAACGGGACGACACCGATACCGACGACAGAACCGAGAGCGAGTGA
- a CDS encoding TRAM domain-containing protein, with the protein MEISDKLLCLFNTDVRAEDDRYVVEVPKREVESGTVEPGETYRVALISRESVDSEESADTSTASTTPSSEPQPPVEVGELRYVEIEDIGKQGDGIARVERGYVIIVPGAEVGDRVKIEVTEVKSNFAVGEVIEDDF; encoded by the coding sequence GTGGAAATCTCAGATAAACTCCTGTGTCTGTTCAACACCGACGTGCGCGCGGAGGACGACCGGTACGTGGTCGAAGTTCCGAAGCGCGAAGTCGAGTCCGGCACGGTCGAACCCGGCGAGACGTATCGCGTCGCTCTCATCTCCCGCGAATCGGTCGACTCCGAGGAGTCCGCGGACACGAGCACCGCGTCGACGACGCCCTCGTCCGAACCGCAACCGCCCGTCGAAGTCGGCGAACTCCGGTACGTCGAAATCGAGGACATCGGTAAGCAGGGCGACGGCATCGCTCGCGTCGAACGCGGCTACGTCATCATCGTCCCGGGCGCGGAAGTGGGCGACCGGGTCAAGATAGAGGTAACCGAGGTCAAATCCAACTTCGCCGTCGGCGAAGTGATAGAGGACGACTTCTAA
- a CDS encoding YkgJ family cysteine cluster protein gives MSHAGPSLEEELERARDLSVSDIADAIESIGFECTRCGACCKGHGNEDGGEDTDDREPHTATVFPDEVREIQEASEDRSEWRDVARPMPYGLSEGDDGPEGETFEWALQTDACGDCVFYEEAATEEGTKGACTVHDDRPLICETYPFSVGLDGTSQPMGEAVDSVALPAQGDADEAGSGEETLRAHECEGLGRDISRESAEELAEALKERAIRELEEAVGVRDEYRHVDTGPGEVVVHDSEGAKRPDGSALDD, from the coding sequence GTGAGCCACGCCGGACCCAGTTTGGAGGAGGAACTCGAACGCGCCCGCGACCTGTCGGTCTCCGATATCGCGGACGCCATCGAGTCCATCGGCTTCGAGTGTACCCGGTGCGGCGCCTGCTGTAAGGGCCACGGGAACGAAGACGGGGGCGAGGACACCGACGACCGAGAACCGCACACCGCGACGGTGTTCCCCGACGAGGTACGGGAGATACAGGAGGCATCGGAGGACCGCTCCGAGTGGCGGGACGTCGCCCGGCCGATGCCGTACGGCCTCTCGGAGGGCGACGACGGGCCGGAGGGCGAGACGTTCGAGTGGGCGCTCCAGACCGACGCCTGCGGCGACTGCGTCTTCTACGAAGAGGCGGCGACGGAGGAGGGGACGAAGGGCGCCTGCACCGTCCACGACGACCGACCGCTCATCTGCGAGACGTACCCGTTCAGCGTCGGCCTCGACGGGACGAGTCAGCCGATGGGCGAGGCGGTGGACAGCGTCGCGCTTCCGGCGCAGGGAGACGCCGACGAGGCCGGCAGCGGAGAGGAGACGCTCCGCGCCCACGAGTGCGAGGGCCTCGGCCGCGACATCTCCCGCGAGAGTGCCGAGGAACTGGCCGAGGCGCTGAAAGAACGCGCGATTCGGGAACTGGAGGAGGCCGTCGGCGTCAGAGACGAGTACCGTCACGTCGACACGGGACCCGGCGAGGTGGTCGTCCACGACTCCGAGGGTGCGAAGCGACCGGACGGGTCGGCCCTCGACGACTGA
- a CDS encoding MBL fold metallo-hydrolase: MTPIVREPVPVTTRAPAGATNAYVVGSDRALLVDPADRTDELDELVAGRSVEHVTVTHTHPDHTGAVRAYAEETDATVWCRRGRETRFAGATGVEPDRTFAEGERIPVGGDDGGVTVLDMPGHAPDHVAFEGDFGVCCGDLAVAEGSVVVGAPEGNLRAYLVALRRLHARDPSALYPGHGPVIDDPRATCERLLRHRLDRERSVLAAVDGGAADVDAVVDAAYGKDLTGVRDLARATVIAHVEKLDAEGRLRYDADTQCVEPV; this comes from the coding sequence GTGACGCCAATCGTTCGCGAACCGGTCCCGGTCACCACTCGTGCGCCCGCGGGGGCGACGAACGCCTACGTCGTCGGGTCCGACCGAGCGCTGCTCGTCGACCCGGCCGACCGGACGGACGAACTGGACGAACTCGTCGCCGGGCGAAGCGTCGAGCACGTGACGGTGACCCACACTCACCCCGACCACACCGGCGCGGTGCGGGCGTACGCCGAGGAAACCGACGCGACGGTCTGGTGTCGGCGCGGCCGCGAGACTCGCTTCGCCGGCGCGACGGGGGTCGAACCCGACCGGACGTTCGCCGAGGGCGAGCGGATTCCGGTCGGCGGAGACGACGGCGGCGTGACCGTCCTCGACATGCCGGGGCACGCTCCCGACCACGTCGCGTTCGAGGGCGACTTCGGCGTCTGCTGCGGCGACCTCGCCGTCGCCGAGGGCAGCGTCGTCGTCGGCGCGCCCGAGGGCAACCTCCGCGCCTACCTCGTCGCTCTCCGCCGCCTCCACGCCCGCGACCCGTCCGCGCTCTACCCGGGACACGGCCCGGTCATCGACGACCCGCGGGCGACGTGCGAACGCCTGCTCCGGCACCGCCTGGACCGCGAGCGGAGCGTCCTCGCGGCCGTCGACGGGGGTGCGGCGGACGTCGACGCCGTCGTCGACGCCGCCTACGGGAAGGACCTCACGGGGGTCCGCGACCTCGCGCGCGCGACGGTCATCGCGCACGTCGAGAAACTTGACGCCGAGGGGCGCCTCCGGTACGACGCGGACACCCAGTGCGTCGAACCCGTCTGA
- a CDS encoding MarR family transcriptional regulator, which produces MSTSTAEMNREDPLSEGEFRERLRELPPSAKLVAKVLEGDAPLSQGELAEESLLPDRTVRYALNRLEESDLVGSRYSFKDARKQVYFLNT; this is translated from the coding sequence ATGAGCACCAGTACCGCAGAGATGAACCGTGAGGACCCCCTCTCGGAGGGCGAGTTCCGCGAACGACTCCGAGAGCTACCCCCGAGCGCGAAGCTCGTCGCCAAAGTGTTGGAGGGCGACGCGCCGCTCTCGCAGGGGGAACTCGCGGAGGAGTCCCTGCTCCCGGACCGGACCGTCCGCTACGCGCTGAACCGGTTGGAGGAGTCGGACCTCGTCGGGTCGCGCTACAGCTTCAAAGACGCCCGAAAGCAGGTTTACTTCCTGAACACGTAA
- a CDS encoding PPOX class F420-dependent oxidoreductase, with amino-acid sequence MIPESHVDIFEKKSFAHFATVMPDGTPQVTPVWVGHENREYVLLNSAYGRRKVKNVQRDPKVGVSVLDPDDPYRYVSVRGEAELVDEGAREHIDELARRYMDVDEYPYHDEESGGRVIVRIPAENVVTSG; translated from the coding sequence GTGATTCCCGAATCGCACGTCGACATCTTCGAGAAGAAGTCGTTCGCCCACTTCGCGACGGTCATGCCCGACGGAACGCCGCAGGTGACGCCCGTCTGGGTCGGTCACGAGAACCGGGAGTACGTTCTCCTCAACAGCGCGTACGGCCGACGGAAGGTGAAGAACGTCCAGCGAGACCCGAAGGTCGGCGTCTCGGTCCTCGACCCGGACGACCCGTACCGGTACGTCTCCGTCCGCGGCGAGGCGGAGTTGGTCGACGAGGGCGCCCGCGAACACATCGACGAACTCGCGCGGCGGTACATGGACGTCGACGAGTACCCCTACCACGACGAGGAGTCCGGCGGACGGGTCATCGTCCGCATCCCGGCCGAGAACGTCGTCACAAGCGGCTAG
- a CDS encoding class I SAM-dependent methyltransferase, with the protein MKGKEWYQADDVAQEYDSKRFSRGGRLIDHREKQAVLDAVGPVEDKNVLEIACGTGRFTVMLAERGANIVGLDISRAMMTQGREKARRAGSEVAERIEFLRGDAARLPFPDDHFDAVFAMRFFHLADTPAKFLAEMARVSKDVVFFDTFNDTSARLVYNWLLPMGSRLYGESEVDGLLRDAGLRLTEANHDFVVPYGVYRKMPNGVASELRGLDTSFGGTSLGERLASVSYWTASVPDAD; encoded by the coding sequence GTGAAAGGAAAGGAGTGGTACCAGGCGGACGACGTCGCCCAAGAGTACGACTCGAAGCGATTCTCCCGCGGCGGGCGACTCATCGACCACCGAGAGAAGCAGGCCGTCCTCGACGCCGTCGGTCCCGTCGAGGACAAGAACGTCTTGGAGATAGCCTGCGGTACCGGTCGGTTCACCGTCATGCTCGCCGAACGCGGCGCGAACATCGTCGGACTCGACATCTCTCGGGCGATGATGACGCAGGGACGCGAGAAGGCGCGGCGGGCGGGGTCCGAAGTCGCAGAGCGCATCGAGTTCCTCCGCGGCGACGCGGCGCGTCTGCCGTTCCCCGACGACCACTTCGACGCCGTGTTCGCGATGCGGTTCTTCCACCTCGCGGACACGCCCGCGAAGTTCCTCGCGGAGATGGCGCGCGTCTCGAAGGACGTGGTGTTCTTCGACACGTTCAACGACACCAGCGCGCGCCTCGTGTACAACTGGCTGTTGCCGATGGGGTCGCGGCTCTACGGCGAGTCGGAGGTGGACGGCCTCCTCCGCGACGCCGGTCTCAGACTGACCGAGGCGAACCACGACTTCGTCGTCCCGTACGGCGTCTACCGAAAGATGCCGAACGGCGTCGCAAGCGAACTCCGCGGTCTCGACACCTCGTTCGGCGGGACGTCGCTCGGCGAACGTCTCGCGTCGGTGTCCTACTGGACGGCCTCGGTCCCCGACGCGGACTGA
- a CDS encoding glycosyltransferase family 2 protein, which yields MHLSVVVPTLNGRDRLAAGLDALAEAAPDAEVVVVNGPSADGTTGMVRDRDDVDVLVEISDRTLNVARNAGIRATSGDAIAFLRYDFAAEEQWLDGVTDGLEEAAAVTGPSHRTLRAGMTTETLERRTICGRDVTYFNGGNVAFHRDALEELDGFDEYLLTGGARDVAHRLAGVGETVTWRPEMSVRTEYEADGGVKERDWGWKYRSLGYRLAKNYGLRPTVARRTLRHAWTDAFSAARDVIRGDGSPTGWFGTGKDVVGGMATGISDGLVARARDRTTTRNPHGCSKRTDRAVATYDWR from the coding sequence ATGCATCTCTCGGTAGTGGTTCCGACGCTCAACGGTCGGGACCGCCTCGCGGCCGGCCTCGACGCTCTGGCCGAGGCCGCCCCGGACGCCGAAGTCGTCGTCGTCAACGGCCCGTCGGCCGACGGCACCACGGGGATGGTGCGCGACCGAGACGACGTGGACGTCCTCGTCGAGATCTCCGACCGGACGCTGAACGTCGCCCGCAACGCCGGCATCCGCGCCACCTCGGGCGACGCCATCGCGTTCCTGCGCTACGACTTCGCCGCCGAAGAACAGTGGCTGGACGGGGTCACCGACGGACTGGAGGAGGCGGCGGCGGTCACCGGCCCCTCCCACCGAACGCTCCGCGCCGGGATGACCACCGAGACGCTCGAACGGCGGACCATCTGCGGCCGCGACGTGACCTACTTCAACGGCGGCAACGTCGCCTTCCACCGCGACGCCTTGGAGGAACTCGACGGCTTCGACGAGTACCTCCTCACCGGCGGCGCACGCGACGTCGCCCACCGACTTGCGGGAGTCGGAGAGACGGTGACGTGGCGCCCGGAGATGAGCGTCCGGACGGAGTACGAGGCCGACGGCGGCGTGAAGGAACGCGATTGGGGCTGGAAGTACCGTTCGCTCGGCTACCGTCTCGCCAAGAACTACGGTCTGCGCCCGACCGTCGCCCGACGGACGCTCAGGCACGCCTGGACGGACGCGTTCTCGGCCGCCCGCGACGTGATTCGCGGCGACGGGTCGCCGACGGGGTGGTTCGGAACGGGCAAGGACGTCGTCGGCGGGATGGCAACCGGCATCTCGGATGGTCTCGTCGCCCGCGCCCGCGACCGAACGACGACGCGGAACCCCCACGGTTGTTCGAAGCGGACCGACCGCGCCGTGGCCACCTACGACTGGCGCTGA
- a CDS encoding amidohydrolase family protein — translation MLELNHGFRVVDVHARLDPDGEESVAARGREIRPERLERELHQAGVVRAVVSPGRRAEGEGYLRANNAVARMSVDRPFVAFARVNGPRDPSGRASARLRNLTASRDDSHADPDDIEQYAYDDRFHGFVLAPAVDGLPDEETLDRLDDVSLPVLVHGGREFTPEDAAETLLRREFPVILAGFGGYPLERDLMHRSIDLLDESDGLYLDTSFVRFRDVMERALLEHPDRVLFGSGAPEAHPNVGVMELLTLDVSEDAMRRAFSKNAARVVPELGPGDG, via the coding sequence GTGCTCGAACTGAATCACGGGTTCCGGGTGGTGGACGTCCACGCGCGGTTGGACCCCGACGGCGAGGAGTCGGTGGCCGCGCGGGGGCGGGAGATACGCCCCGAGCGGTTGGAGCGGGAACTCCACCAGGCGGGGGTCGTCCGCGCCGTCGTCTCGCCGGGGCGGCGCGCCGAGGGGGAGGGATACCTCCGCGCGAACAACGCCGTCGCGCGGATGAGCGTCGACCGGCCGTTCGTGGCGTTCGCGCGCGTGAACGGCCCGCGAGACCCGAGCGGACGCGCCAGCGCGCGCCTGCGGAACCTTACCGCCTCGCGCGACGACAGTCACGCGGACCCCGACGACATCGAACAGTACGCCTACGACGACCGGTTCCACGGGTTCGTACTCGCGCCCGCCGTCGACGGCCTGCCCGACGAGGAGACGCTCGACCGGTTGGACGACGTAAGTCTGCCCGTCCTCGTCCACGGCGGCCGGGAGTTCACGCCCGAGGACGCCGCCGAGACGCTCCTCCGGCGCGAGTTTCCCGTGATTCTGGCCGGGTTCGGCGGGTACCCGCTGGAACGGGACCTGATGCACCGGAGCATCGACCTGTTGGACGAGTCCGACGGCCTCTACCTCGACACGAGTTTCGTCCGCTTCCGCGACGTCATGGAACGGGCGCTGTTGGAACATCCCGACCGGGTGCTGTTCGGGAGCGGTGCGCCCGAGGCGCACCCGAACGTCGGCGTGATGGAACTACTGACGCTCGACGTCTCGGAGGACGCGATGCGCCGCGCGTTCTCGAAGAACGCCGCGCGCGTCGTGCCGGAACTCGGGCCGGGCGACGGATGA
- the thsA gene encoding thermosome subunit alpha encodes MQQPLYILSGGSSRTRGQAAQDSNIRAGKAVASAVRTTLGPRGMDKMLVDSSGEVVITNDGATILAKMDIEHPAAQMIVEVAETQEEAVGDGTTTAAVLTGELLVHAEDLLEGDLHPTVIVEGYTEAARLAQEAIDAQVLDVDLDDDLLETVAESSMTGKGTGDVTADVLAQHVVRAVRMVHAENGRFDRDDVRVLTRTGASSSATELIEGVVIDKDPVNDTMPTSVEDATVAVLDVKLDVRKGEVDTEYTISSVEQLDAALKAEDDELRGYAKAFADAGVDVVFCTKSISDRVAGHLANAGILAFKSVKKSDARAIARATGAKRLGSATDLDESDFGRADSVSIETYGDDDLVFVEGGDASKAVTLFLRGGTEHVVNELERAINDAIDVTVAALDKGGVVPGAGATEIAIADHVRAEAAGIEGRKQLAVEAFADAVEALPRTLAENTGMDPIDALVDLRARYENEGIAGVISSGRSGEIGDPVEHGILDPAAVKREAVESATEAATMIVRIDDVIAAE; translated from the coding sequence ATGCAGCAACCCCTGTACATTCTCTCCGGCGGTAGCTCCCGAACGCGCGGTCAGGCCGCCCAAGACTCGAACATCCGAGCGGGCAAGGCCGTCGCGAGCGCCGTCCGGACGACGCTCGGCCCCCGCGGGATGGACAAGATGCTCGTCGACTCCTCGGGCGAGGTGGTCATCACCAACGACGGCGCGACCATCTTGGCGAAGATGGACATCGAACACCCCGCCGCGCAGATGATCGTCGAGGTGGCCGAGACCCAAGAGGAGGCGGTGGGCGACGGCACCACGACGGCGGCCGTCCTCACGGGCGAACTCCTCGTGCACGCCGAGGACCTCCTCGAAGGGGACCTCCACCCGACCGTCATCGTGGAGGGCTACACCGAGGCGGCCCGCCTCGCGCAGGAGGCCATCGACGCGCAGGTACTCGACGTCGACCTCGACGACGACCTCCTCGAGACGGTCGCCGAGTCCAGCATGACCGGCAAGGGAACCGGCGACGTGACCGCCGACGTCCTCGCACAGCACGTCGTCCGAGCGGTCCGCATGGTCCACGCCGAAAACGGTCGGTTCGACCGCGACGACGTCCGCGTGCTGACCCGCACGGGCGCGTCTTCCTCGGCGACGGAACTCATCGAAGGCGTCGTCATCGACAAGGACCCCGTCAACGACACCATGCCCACGTCCGTCGAAGATGCCACCGTAGCGGTTCTCGACGTCAAACTCGACGTCCGCAAAGGTGAGGTCGACACCGAGTACACCATCTCCTCCGTCGAGCAGTTGGACGCGGCTCTGAAGGCCGAGGACGACGAACTCCGCGGCTACGCGAAGGCGTTCGCCGACGCCGGCGTCGACGTGGTGTTCTGCACGAAGTCCATCTCGGACCGCGTCGCCGGCCACCTCGCGAACGCGGGCATCCTCGCGTTCAAGAGCGTGAAGAAATCCGACGCGCGCGCCATCGCCCGCGCGACGGGCGCCAAGCGCCTCGGCTCCGCCACCGACCTCGACGAGTCGGACTTCGGCCGCGCCGACTCCGTCTCCATCGAGACGTACGGCGACGACGACCTCGTGTTCGTCGAGGGCGGCGACGCCTCGAAGGCAGTCACGCTGTTCCTCCGCGGCGGCACCGAGCACGTCGTGAACGAGCTCGAACGCGCCATCAACGACGCCATCGACGTGACCGTCGCGGCGCTCGACAAGGGCGGCGTCGTCCCCGGCGCGGGCGCGACCGAAATCGCCATCGCCGACCACGTCCGCGCCGAGGCCGCGGGTATCGAGGGTCGCAAGCAACTCGCCGTCGAGGCGTTCGCGGACGCTGTCGAGGCGCTCCCGCGTACCCTCGCGGAGAACACCGGCATGGACCCCATCGACGCCCTGGTCGACCTGCGCGCGCGCTACGAGAACGAGGGCATCGCGGGCGTCATCTCCAGCGGTCGCAGCGGCGAAATCGGCGACCCCGTCGAGCACGGCATCCTCGACCCCGCCGCGGTCAAGCGCGAGGCGGTCGAGTCCGCCACCGAAGCCGCGACGATGATCGTCCGCATCGACGACGTCATCGCCGCCGAGTAA